In Anomaloglossus baeobatrachus isolate aAnoBae1 chromosome 3, aAnoBae1.hap1, whole genome shotgun sequence, one genomic interval encodes:
- the LOC142297431 gene encoding taste receptor type 2 member 4-like: MADYTEEDILIQDLDILTLSLITLIPGLVIHSFIIGVNVNDWWKGRSVTSVDHIVTSLGISRMVIQCALTIYLFVNSFFESSQQSYVIMLFFTTAYSFFTYTNIWLTSLLSIVFCLKISTLRTRLFLYLRRMILPRTGCYIVASGLLSAITCFIYLWKHLSNVMNDESYNTTMDTELNDKYIAPVFYFTIGSSIPVFFLFISSILLFTSLYHHTVKMKKSSNLSIDLETYYSVMKFVSFTFIYNIIYFFGLFALIFCSYLYGVSLSCVHIIFGFLPVLHSYYLIYRTAKLRSQMSEALQSFIDLLFPRKSTESRDTIELVAQ; encoded by the coding sequence ATGGCCGATTACACcgaggaggatattcttatccaggATCTTGATATTTTAACCCTGTCACTAATTACTCTTATACCCGGACTGGTGATACATTCATTTATTATCGGTGTCAATGTCAATGACTGGTGGAAAGGAAGATCGGTGACTTCTGTTGACCACATTGTGACTTCTCTCGGGATCTCAAGGATGGTCATACAATGTGCTCTTACTATATATTTGTTTGTGAATTCATTCTTCGAGAGCAGCCAGCAGTCCTATGTAATTATGCTCTTTTTTACCACGGCTTATTCTTTTTTTACATACACCAACATTTGGTTGACATCTCTactctccattgtcttctgtctgAAGATCTCCACCCTCCGCACCAGACTGTTCCTGTATCTGAGGAGGATGATATTACCCCGGACTGGCTGTTACATTGTGGCCTCAGGACTTCTCTCTGCCATCACTTGTTTTATTTACTTGTGGAAACATTTGTCTAACGTGATGAATGATGAATCATACAATACAACCATGGATACTGAGCTCAATGACAAATATATTGCTCCTGTATTTTATTTTACTATAGGATCCTCCATCCCAGTGTTTTTCCTTTtcatctcctccatcctcctctTCACCTCATTGTATCATCACACAGTAAAGATGAAGAAGAGCAGTAATTTATCCATTGATTTGGAGACGTATTACTCAGTCATGAAATTTGTATCCTTCACTTTCATATATAACATTATATACTTTTTTGGTCTTTTTGCTCTTATATTTTGTTCCTATCTTTATGGTGTGAGTTTATCATGTGTTCACATTATATTTGGATTTCTTCCGGTTTTACATTCCTACTACCTGATCTACAGAACAGCCAAACTGCGGAGTCAGATGTCTGAGGCTCTACAATCTTTCATTGACCTCCTATTTCCAAGGAAAAGTACAGAATCCAGAGACACTATAGAATTAGTAGCTCAATGA